One window of the Torulaspora delbrueckii CBS 1146 chromosome 6, complete genome genome contains the following:
- the TDEL0F00160 gene encoding mannitol dehydrogenase family protein yields the protein MTGSEEQDGIRLNNISIQNWHVPDVEVPTYDRKALKEGIVHLGVGGFHRSHMALYIHRLLQEHDAKDWSICGVGLIKPDARMRDALQSQDCLYTLMERGIDESVTQIIGSITSYLYAPENPRAVIEKMASQDTRIVSLTVTESGYYHSEATASLQSDDPAIQNDLKNSSSPQTIYGYLYEALLIRYERGLTPFTIMSCDNMPDNGNTLKSMLIAFAKLKDSDFAAWIEKCIAAPNSMVDRVTPQTTEKDRIYLSKILGIKDNCPVVCEPFSQWVLEDNFSQGAPDWGKVGVQVVADVGPYELMKLRLLNGTHSAMGYLGFLAGYQYIHEAITDPLINKYIRTMNHEEVIPLLPKIKGIDFGEYSHTVLERFSNPAIKDQVSRICLMGSGKMPKYVLPSITEQLAKADGKYELLTLGVAGWFRYLTGYDMVGKEFEIQDVMASTLIQAAREGGRNPQPLLNIKTLFDADLRDNKEFVQKLTEALEYVSDKGPLEAINHYLRDYQD from the coding sequence ATGACAGGTTCTGAAGAACAGGATGGCATTCGTTTGAACAATATAAGTATTCAAAACTGGCATGTCCCAGACGTTGAAGTTCCTACGTATGATAgaaaagctttgaaagaaggGATTGTCCACTTAGGTGTGGGTGGATTTCATAGATCTCATATGGCGCTTTACATTCATCGGCTGTTGCAGGAACATGATGCCAAAGACTGGTCAATCTGTGGAGTTGGTTTGATCAAACCAGATGCTCGTATGCGTGATGCGCTACAAAGTCAGGATTGCTTGTACACGCTGATGGAACGTGGTATAGATGAATCGGTTACTCAGATTATCGGGTCAATTACTTCGTACCTGTACGCGCCTGAAAATCCTAGAGCGGTGATCGAGAAAATGGCAAGCCAAGACACAAGAATTGTGTCTTTAACAGTTACTGAAAGTGGTTACTATCACAGTGAAGCAACGGCTTCCTTGCAATCTGATGACCCAGCGATTCAAAACGACCTGAAGAACTCAAGCAGCCCACAAACCATCTATGGCTATTTATATGAGGCTTTGTTAATTCGTTATGAAAGAGGGCTTACTCCATTCACCATTATGTCCTGTGATAATATGCCGGACAATGGTAACACTTTGAAGTCGATGCTTATTGCTTTCGCtaaattgaaagattccGATTTTGCAGCTTGGATAGAGAAATGTATTGCTGCACCTAACTCTATGGTCGATCGTGTGACTCCGCAAACGACAGAGAAGGACCGCATTTATCtctccaagatcttggGTATTAAGGACAATTGCCCCGTCGTCTGTGAGCCATTCTCTCAGTGGGTTCTCGAAGATAACTTCTCGCAAGGTGCACCGGACTGGGGAAAGGTTGGGGTCCAAGTTGTTGCCGATGTGGGGCCTTAcgaattgatgaagttgcGCTTGCTGAATGGAACGCATTCTGCAATGGGTTATTTGGGTTTTCTGGCGGGGTATCAGTATATTCATGAGGCAATTACAGATCCACTCATCAATAAATACATTCGAACCATGAATCACGAGGAAGTGATACCTTTGTTaccaaagatcaaaggtATAGACTTTGGCGAGTACTCTCACACTGTTCTGGAAAGATTCTCGAATCCGGCTATCAAAGATCAAGTCTCACGTATCTGTTTAATGGGTTCTGGTAAGATGCCCAAGTATGTTCTGCCCTCAATTACTGAACAACTAGCTAAAGCCGATGGAAAATATGAGCTTTTAACTCTGGGTGTTGCAGGTTGGTTCAGATACTTGACGGGTTACGATATGGTTGGAAAAGAGTTTGAGATCCAAGACGTCATGGCATCGACCTTGATCCAGGCAGCAAGAGAAGGTGGCCGCAACCCTCAGCCTTTGTTGAACATCAAAACCCTTTTTGACGCAGACCTGAGAGATAACAAGGAATTTGTGCAAAAGTTGACCGAAGCACTA
- the TDEL0F00150 gene encoding alpha-keto acid decarboxylase family protein, with protein MTTTVGSYLATRLSEVGIENHFVVPGDYNLALLDKLQAHPKLEEVNCSNELNCSFAAEGYARSKGVAAVVVTFSVGAFSAFNGIGSAYGENLPVILIAGSPNTNDSIDHNLLHHTIGTHNFDYEFEMAKKITCAAVQIKHAKDAPSLIDFAIRECLAKKKPCYIEVPTNMSTQSCALPGPIEGVLYQSPSEPKTLTAAVDAANKLIGSRLKPTLLAGPKLKSAGAEKAFLRLAEALGCAVAVLPAAKSLFPEDHPQYAGVYWGNVSTKKADAILQWSDLTICAGCVFTDYSTTGWTSLQPATHRIEVDSDNVKFPDHYYGHIKLADFLDALAKKVSKNDKSVVEYQRLRPVPPAIKAAEPSAAITRQEMARQIQGIINSKTTLFAETGDSWFNGVQMDLPKGAKFEVEMQWGHIGWSVPACFGYSVGAPDREIVTMVGDGSFQMTVQEVAQMIRLKQPILIFLINNYGYTIEVEIHDGPYNNIKNWNYAALMEAFNANDGHGKGFQVKTGAELAEAIKKAKSNTRGPTLIEIQINRDDCTNELISWGHYVALANARPPIT; from the coding sequence ATGACAACAACAGTTGGAAGTTATCTCGCTACAAGGCTTTCTGAAGTGGGCATCGAAAATCATTTCGTGGTTCCCGGGGACTATAATTTGGCACTTTTAGACAAATTACAGGCACACCCTAAGCTGGAAGAGGTGAATTGCTCCAATGAATTAAACTGCTCCTTTGCCGCCGAGGGATACGCCAGATCGAAAGGTGTGGCTGCAGTTGTTGTCACATTCAGCGTTGGCGCTTTCTCCGCTTTCAATGGTATCGGTAGTGCTTACGGTGAGAACCTCCCTGTGATCTTGATCGCAGGCTCTCCCAACACGAACGATTCGATCGATcacaatcttcttcaccacaCCATTGGTACTCACAACTTTGATTACGAATTCGAAATGGCCAAAAAGATTACCTGTGCTGCTGTGCAAATCAAGCACGCAAAAGATGCACCAAGTCTGATTGACTTTGCAATCAGGGAGTGCCTAGCTAAGAAAAAACCCTGTTACATTGAAGTTCCCACCAACATGTCCACGCAGTCGTGTGCTTTGCCAGGTCCAATTGAGGGAGTGTTGTATCAATCGCCCAGTGAGCCAAAGACCTTGACCGCAGCTGTAGACGCCGCTAACAAGCTTATTGGAAGTCGTTTGAAACCAACATTGTTGGCAGGACCAAAGTTGAAGTCAGCAGGTGCAGAAAAGGCGTTTTTGAGATTAGCTGAAGCGTTGGGCTGCGCAGTGGCAGTCCTACCGGCAGCAAAATCTCTCTTCCCCGAAGACCATCCACAATATGCCGGCGTTTACTGGGGCAATGTCAGCACCAAAAAGGCAGATGCCATCCTACAGTGGTCCGATCTGACCATATGCGCCGGATGTGTGTTCACTGATTACAGTACAACTGGTTGGACTTCCCTTCAACCAGCTACTCACAGAATAGAGGTTGACTCTGACAATGTCAAATTTCCAGACCACTATTACGGGCACATCAAGCTTGCAGACTTCTTAGATGCTTTAGCCAAAAAAGTTTCTAAAAATGACAAAAGTGTGGTCGAATATCAGCGTTTGCGTCCGGTACCTCCAGCCATTAAGGCTGCAGAACCTTCTGCTGCCATAACCAGACAAGAGATGGCACGTCAAATTCAGGGAATCATAAACTCTAAGACGACATTGTTTGCTGAAACTGGTGATTCTTGGTTTAACGGCGTTCAAATGGATCTTCCCAAGGGTGCCAAATTTGAGGTCGAAATGCAGTGGGGCCATATCGGCTGGTCGGTTCCAGCTTGCTTCGGGTACTCGGTGGGTGCGCCAGACAGAGAGATTGTCACCATGGTCGGAGATGGCTCCTTCCAAATGACGGTTCAGGAGGTTGCCCAGATGATTCGTTTGAAACAGCCCATTCTgattttcttgatcaataaCTATGGCTACACTATCGAGGTGGAAATTCACGATGGACCATACAATaacatcaagaactggAACTATGCAGCCCTAATGGAGGCATTCAACGCAAACGACGGGCATGGCAAAGGCTTTCAAGTGAAAACAGGCGCTGAGCTAGCGGAAGCCATTAAGAAGGCCAAAAGTAACACTAGGGGTCCTACTTTGATTGAGATTCAGATCAATAGGGATGACTGTACCAATGAGCTCATTTCTTGGGGTCACTATGTCGCTCTGGCCAACGCTAGACCTCCAATCACTTGA
- the TDEL0F00140 gene encoding L-lactate dehydrogenase, whose translation MSTRKDLKPVKIAVVGVGSVGSTTAYTLLLSGMAADIILIDINKDKAVGEFMDLNHASPLSSEIQVRVGTYEDCADCAIVIVTGGANQKPGQSRMDLVSKNAKIMEDIIPQIAKNAPNTILLLATNPVDVLTLIAYKLSGFPPQRVIGSGTLLDSVRLRYNLGRYFDVSSGSVDAFIVGEHGDSEVAAWSLASIAGMRLADYCEQSGMKFDKAALHKIYEETRDAASNIIKRKGYTAYGIAEGLTYIVSAILKDEGALLTVSTVGEYYGIKDVALSVPAKVGRNGAHHVAKLLLQDEEIKEIQKSAESIKAACKKVGYD comes from the coding sequence atGTCTACTAGaaaggatttgaaaccGGTCAAGATTGCTGTTGTCGGAGTTGGCAGCGTCGGGTCTACAACCGCATACACGCTGCTACTCAGTGGTATGGCAGCCGACATCATTCTGATTGATATTAATAAAGATAAAGCTGTGGGAGAATTTATGGACTTGAATCACGCATCGCCCTTATCTTCTGAGATCCAAGTCAGGGTTGGAACTTACGAGGATTGTGCCGACTGCGCCATTGTCATCGTCACCGGTGGTGCTAATCAAAAGCCTGGACAAAGCAGAATGGATTTAGTCTCTAAGAACGCCAAGATAATGGAGGACATAATCCCCCAAATTGCCAAGAACGCGCCCAACACCATTTTGTTGCTTGCCACCAACCCGGTGGACGTGTTGACGCTAATCGCTTACAAATTGTCAGGATTCCCTCCACAGCGTGTCATTGGATCAGGGACTCTTCTAGATTCGGTTCGGTTAAGATACAACTTGGGAAGGTACTTCGACGTTTCATCCGGAAGTGTTGACGCCTTTATCGTTGGTGAACATGGCGATAGCGAGGTTGCTGCTTGGTCGCTGGCATCAATTGCAGGAATGAGACTAGCGGACTACTGCGAGCAGTCTGGCATGAAATTTGATAAGGCTGCTTTGCACAAGATCTATGAGGAGACGCGTGATGCCGCCAGCAACATCATCAAGCGCAAAGGTTACACCGCTTACGGTATAGCCGAAGGTCTCACTTATATAGTGAGCGCCATTTTGAAAGACGAAGGCGCTTTGCTTACTGTTTCTACTGTTGGTGAGTATTATGGCATCAAAGATGTCGCACTTAGCGTTCCCGCCAAAGTAGGCCGCAACGGTGCACATCATGTCGCGAAACTTCTCCTCCAAGATGAggaaatcaaagagattcaGAAGTCAGCAGAAAGCATCAAGGCCGCTTGCAAGAAAGTTGGCTACGACTGA
- the TDEL0F00130 gene encoding 2-hydroxyacid dehydrogenase, which produces MIKCSHLKYKTRNINHSFSTRHLLLHCKFQAATGTPKKQHSKRHTMKLTVFSSQSYDKNTILEANKQYNHNIVFLNEALSKDTAAMAKGCDAVCVFVNDNVDSETISTLKDQNVKLITLRCAGFNNIDLAAAKKNNIAVARVPAYSPYAVAEYTVGLLLAVNRKINRAWMRVRLDNFSLEGLLGRDLHGKVVGIVGTGRIGSLVAKAFKQGFGCKVVASDVKKNPEVEKMGIPYLKFEDLLKESDIVCLHCPMTEETHHITNKKTIKLFKKGAILVNTSRGGLTDPEALVEAIENEYLGALAMDVYEDEKDLFFRNLSNYIVKDALFQRLTAFPNVLCTGHQAFFTSEALNAIANTTL; this is translated from the coding sequence ATGATCAAATGCTCTCACTTGAAGTATAAAACCAGAAATATAAACCACAGCTTCTCAACTCGCCATCTCTTGCTTCATTGTAAATTTCAAGCAGCGACAGGCACACCAAAAAAACAACATTCAAAGCGACATACAATGAAATTGACAGTTTTCAGTTCTCAATCTTATGATAAGAATACCATTTTGGAGGCCAACAAACAGTATAACCACAATATTGTTTTTTTGAATGAGGCGCTGAGTAAGGATACCGCAGCTATGGCAAAAGGCTGCGATGCTGTGTGTGTTTTCGTCAATGATAATGTAGATTCCGAAACTATATCGACTCTCAAGGATCAGAATGTCAAATTGATTACTTTGCGTTGTGCTGGTTTTAATAATATCGACTTAGCAGCtgcgaagaagaacaacatTGCGGTAGCTCGAGTTCCAGCTTATTCGCCCTATGCTGTTGCTGAGTACACAGTGGGATTGTTGCTTGCCGTCAATAGGAAAATCAACCGTGCTTGGATGAGAGTGAGATTGGACAACTTTAGTCTCGAGGGCCTATTAGGAAGAGATCTTCATGGCAAAGTAGTTGGAATTGTTGGCACCGGCCGCATTGGCTCCCTTGTCGCCAAAGCCTTCAAGCAAGGTTTTGGTTGTAAAGTCGTAGCTTCAGACGTTAAAAAGAATCctgaagttgaaaagatgggGATTCCCTACctaaaatttgaagatcttttgaaggAGTCGGATATCGTGTGCTTACATTGCCCTATGACCGAGGAAACACATCACATCACCAACAAGAAGACTATCAAGCTGTTCAAAAAGGGCGCCATCCTTGTCAACACTAGTAGAGGAGGCCTGACCGATCCTGAAGCCTTAGTGGAGgccattgaaaatgagTACCTCGGGGCTTTGGCGATGGATGTTTATGAGGATGAGAAGGACCTATTCTTCAGGAATCTCTCAAACTATATTGTTAAAGACGCCTTGTTCCAGAGATTGACCGCTTTCCCCAATGTTCTCTGTACTGGGCATCAGgcttttttcacttcgGAAGCTCTCAATGCTATTGCCAACACAACGTTGTAG